In the genome of Populus nigra chromosome 19, ddPopNigr1.1, whole genome shotgun sequence, the window TAAATATGATCATTATCATGATTGCAgtcaattcaaattttcttagttaattaataataatgacaattataatgaaaatgatTAGAGGTAGTTAAACTAAATTTTCTTAAtaggttaattaataataatgataattatcaATTAGTAGTagtcaatttaaaattcaatatgaaaaaattttGAGAATAAAAAGGTGTTTGTAAATTAGTTGTTTTAGgcatgatttgattttaacataaaattaatagttttttcaataaaaattacttttaaaaaatatcaaaatactcaGACAGACACTTGTTTACTTGAAGAACACAATTTATGTGATTGTGCTGATTCCGACggcaaaacacaaatatattgTCACTTCTTTGGTGTATATGATTGAGTCATGGACTCACAATCGTACTATTTTCATGCCGTCATATCAATCGAGACACAGCTGTAAGTGCTTTTTGCTGGATTTATCCCCTGTGGAAAAGGGAAAAGCATGTGCTGCCAACTTGTTGCCAACAGCAATTTTCATCACACAATCAACTTCCTTAATGCATTTTACCATCACAGTAAAAATGGCAATGCATATATCAATTGAAGCACAAAAACAATGATTATCAGAGCTGGAGTTGtaccaaataaattataaatacttCTCAGAGACACAAGTCTTTCCCTTGTATGTTGAAGATTACAAACTTAAAAAGTtcaatgagataaaaaaagatggaaattctaaataaattgaaattcttCTCTAATGTTCTTTCTCTAAAACTAAAATGGTAGCTTGCAACCACACAGATCAGTATAAACTGAACCCGAACAACTGGCTAACGATAATACCAAGGCCAAGGGCAATGGCTATCAGGGACGAAACCCATGTGAGTTTCTCAGTTATTCTGGGTACTCTGTCCTTTAATGCTTCACTACATGACCCTATAAATACCGTGTAGCTACCCATGGCAACCACAGTCCCAAACAGGAACATGATCAGAAATGCAGCCCCAGCCACCCGAGAAGGCAATGCAAGTGCAGGCAACACCATCATCAATGCATCTGGTTGTAGTCCGTGGACAATACCGGTAGCAAAAGTAGCAAAAccaatctttttcttcttccctaCTGTTGGGGTTTCTAATGCTTCATAAGCACTAACATCACACTCACCATTTTCTAAGGCAACACATGGAGTTGGGACTTCTGATGCCTCCTTAATACCCATAGCACCAATAACAAGTAGAGTTAGACCGACCACTCTTGTGCCCCAAGTTCTGATGATTTCAATATGGAGTCGATCCTTCAGCAGTAGAAATAGCAAGCCAAATATGACCTGACCTGCATCGTGGCCACAACCCCAAAGAGCTCCAACAGCAGCACTTTCCATCCGGGATCGACCGATTGAGAGTGGAGCCAAAGCAGCAAGGTGGTCAGGCCCTGACAGTGTGTGCAAGCAACCAGCAAATAAACCAGCCCAAGCACTGGTCAGTAGTTCAGTTCGCATAAATTTTGCCCCtcctgcagcagcagcagggccCCCAGTCTGGGCAGCAGTTTGGAAGGTTGCAAAAGCTGGCAATGCGAAAACTGGGTGGATTAACATGATGAGAGCAGAAACTACCATGAATATCCCAACAGTAGCTGCCTGCAGCATTTAGAGAATACAACAGATTTAGCAGCTTTGACAAAAAAGGATGGAATTTTAACTACAAAATCTAGTAAACCATCtaaaatttcatcaaaatagTTTAGTGTTTTTGGCATTCAAATCCACTTGGCATTCTTGGAATGTTTTACAACCATCAGGATTTTGATGGTTCTCGTGTTACTGCCTCTACTTTAGTTGTTCTAAAGGACAGTAGGCATTTTCAAATTCTAAATTCACAAAGAAGAGTCTGAAATTCCTTTCTACTGGAACTGAAAGGTCCAAAAACCAAGAAATAAACAGAGCTATAACAATAGGTGAGATATGAATTGGAAGGTTTCAGTAAGGATGGGGAAGAGGTACCTTGTTTCCAGGCACCGATAAAATGTCTAAAGTGCATTGATAACATCAACAAATAGTTTCATTTTGCTCAGCAAAGAAGATGAGGTTCAAGTCCTAATTACCTAAGATGAGGTTCAAGTCCAAATTTTCCACTTCCATACCACCAAAATCCATATTTCTCAAACCTAGAAGATATTAGTCTATCATCACCAAAAATCCATCAAAAGGACTGCTCTTTTTACAATATCATTTCCACAATTTATTCAACTACGATTTTTCATGGGAATTCATTCAAGGATAATATAAGCTAGAGATACCTTTAACGCATTCCCATCATAATAAGCAAAGATAAAGATTAGCACAATTGTCCTTATGAATGTGGTAATTGCATATTCAGTCAGACTCCACTCCTTTCAATCTGAGCTTAGTTTTCAGAAAACAATGCAAACAGTCAATTCTCTATAACTAAAGCAATACAACTTATGTTCCTAGAATAATTGTAACTAAAGCAGTCTCTACCATGTGGTGGAATCCAGCATCAATTGCAACTTCGGGACTTCACAAATTTCAGTGTAGAACAGAAATCACAACACAATGCCGCCTTAAGAGCTAAGCATAATAGACAACAGATTTAAATCCCATTGTGATCATGTTAAAGCACTAATACCATGCGTCTTGCCTGTGTGTCCGGTTTCACATAAAGCACgcaaaaattattcatttttcaGCATTTCCCTTCTCCTTCCCTTCTCTTCCCCTTCTTTATTTTACAAACAGTCCATCAGTTACCAAATCTTCCATCCCCGCATTGCCATTCCACAATCCTCGATCCTTGTAGCAATTAGTCCATCATCACTAAGAATCCAAAAAAAGGACCACTATTTAAACAATATCACGTCCTGAATGTTCAATTATGATTTCATTCTAATGTCATTTAAAACCTCCCAATTGCAACAAGCATATCTAAGTATCAATGAAAAAACTGACAAAAATACCCATCTTTTCTGAAAAAACATTGTCTCAAATTATTACACTATGATTTCTTATGTTAATTCATTCGAGGATAACTTAAGCTAGTGATATCTAAAGCCTTCCTATCATGACATTTAAAGCTAGATATCGAGTTATCAACACAATTCCCCCTTTAACTAAAAACTCTGGAAGGCATTAGTCCATcaccactaaaaaaaataatccatggAAGGATCAGTCTTTGTACAATATAAACTGCCTCAAAATCTTCAATTATGATTTCTCATGGAATCCATTCAAGGACAACATAAGTCGGTGATATCTTAAGCCTCGTAGTCATAACAGCATAGCTAAATCAACTCATTTGTTCAGTTAAATCGgaaaattacacaaaaatcaataatttattccataaaaaacaaaactttaccCATAAAACTACACAAACTCGGTACCTTAGACTTCACAGAAACTCCATCAACGATCTGTTTGACAAGGTGGGATTTTGGCGTCGACCCAGATGATGAATCAACCTTAAGAGGAGACAGGGATGACAATTTAATAAATGGGTTTGATGGGTTCTCATGTTTGCAAGAGACAGAGTTGACTCTCCTGAACTCCGGCCTTGTCAAAGAGGGAAAACCAGGTTTCGGTAACTCAAGTTTGCAGAGTCTAGGAAGCAAAGGAGTGGGCCTTTTGAAGTGGGTTTTTAGAGGAGTAGGAGAAGAAGAATACAGAAGCCTCTCCATGAACTCTCTGTGTTTGTGGAGAGGTAAATGTTTCGCAGAGAGAAGGGAAGAATGAGGGGTTTGTTGAGGATAAAGTCTTGGTTACCTTATTAactgaaaattgaaattttgggattattaggaaaaaaacatgatatcagaggttttattgataaaacgagtttaaattttatatcttttgtattaagattattaaaaaacaataaaaattatatattaaatttaaataattttttaacatgatataaaaattttattaataaaaaattataaatttatatttcactaccttattttatttaataaaattaaacattaaacacAATACAATAAAGAATCtttgtaaatttcaaattaaaaaagaaatatattaaaatataatataaattatatattaaaatctcacattccaacttaaatttttaaattaaattttttttttttcccacatcTTTCATGGAGCTCTCCAAAAATTATCTCATGATTGATCTATCGCTGTTCATCGTTCGGCTGCCAACAAGGCCACCATCAATCTGCCTACAAGGCCACCGTCAAGATATCATCATTGACTATTATTCTTTAAGTAAACTAGTGGTTTGGTAACCAGAAAAACTAGTGGTTTCATTGCAGCCACAGTAGTGCCCTCGACAAAGAACCTTCCTCCTCCCTCTGTAGTTCCCTTTCCGCTCCCAAACATTCTGGTTAACAAATTGATGTTTATCTAATCGATTTTACGCCACAACAAGACCCACATGGCAGTTTGGTAGGttgggaggaggaggaggaggaggaggctatCGGAAGAAAGCACGTACAGAGGGAGATAGGTTTTAGCTGAGAAGTTAGAGCTTGGTGGGAAAGAAGTggaggataaaaaaagaaaaaaagaaaaagggaacgTGGGGGCTATGTTGTAGATGGATAGAGATTTTTAGAATGTTTATTTACATTTgccttttaaattgttttttatttaatttaattttttacttcaaaacaTGCTGATGGCAAAACTAAGCTACTGTTCTTAGGAATCGAACCATGGTGAGACTACTCACATATtgatcgtgtttttttttttatatgtttttaaaaagttaaaaaaaattttattttttattttaaattaatatttttctaatgtttttagattattttgatgcgtaaatattaaaaatatttttttaaaataaaaaaatattattttaatatatttttaaataaaaaatacttttaaaaataaccacaattACACTTTCAAACAATATTAGTAAATAAAAGATGTAGTTATTaaacctttaaaaattaaaaaaattatttttaaataaaaaatatattttttttaaaaatacaccgCAATTATAAATATCCTTTCAAAGGAACACATCAATCAAAGTCCAAAGACAGAGCGGCTCATGCTGGCGCATGGGCTCCCTCGCTTTGGCGTGCGCCCGGCACACGCACGAAAGAGACCTGATCAGAAATTGGGTTGGACCACCAGTCCACTCTGGATTTTTCCGGTGGGGCGTACTGCAATGATGGTCCTACTCCTACAAATTGGGATGCATTTGCCCAGTGACTTGCAATTCTTCACAAAGGAGaagaaatgggaaaaaaaagagagtcaaaTTCTTTGGGCTCGATTTGGATCTTGTGGTGAAAAGAGTTGGGATGCTCTTTGGAATGAGAAGGCGTTCTTGTTTTTAGCATTTGGAGgattgttttttcataattcTATTCAACTAAAGGTAATACAGTGAtgcaaaaatattgtttaaagtagttttttttgtttaaaaatatattaacataattttttaaatatatatatttttttaatatctatacatcaaaaccataaaaaaccacttaaaaaaatataaatttaataatttttcgaaccaaaataatttctaaacacTCATAAGCACACATCAACTTTTATTGAACAGTCATTCATCATAAACTTCGTTGATATATTGGTGACCAAAGCAATTTAATTGTTGATCTGACAGCTTCACTAATAGGGCTAGCCACGGCCCATTATTACTACCACACACAAAAGTGGTTTATGATGGCTCAAGCCTGAGTTCAGAACCATGCCTAGTCCAATTGACGCTGGTGTCGACCCATGATTCACGTTAAAACAATGGGCTAGCCTCTAGACAAAAATGAACCATGAAAGGTTCAATTTTGTTATGGCTTGTTGAGAATTCTCCGAGGGACCGTATCAAAGGAACTTTAAGCTAGCACTGTCCAAACAATATGCACCCAGAAGGTCACCATTATCTATCATTGAACAAAAGTGATAAAAGCAACCCTTGTCACCATTATCTTATACCAAATAGAAGGTCCGAAAATTCCACCACAGAAATCACACCCAATCACCAACCAACCtaccgattttttttttaatttcttgaatgattttgtgaatttgatagacttttgtttttattggttttaatgTCTACTAGATATGCACCCAGAAGAAAACAATACTGTCTGTTGAAGATATTATTGCTCTAATTGGTGATAAGTGTGGCAGTGTAATAGGCCAggtatttcattaatttctcaTGTAGGATCATGTTGGAAATTGCTGTGGACATGTTTAAGAATTGTTCTTTTGTACTGTTTTGTGATTCAGCTGACATAAGATCGGGGGGAGACATTGTTCGCAGCACTAAGCAGGGCAGGTGGAAAGGCCTTTAGTAACATGGCTGTTGGTTATAATAATGTCGATGTTAGTGCTGCTAACAAGTATGGTGTTGCTGTTGGAAATactcatgtaagtttaatacaTGCTCTGAGCAAGTTTTGAATCCTTGACGGGGAAAATGAATGAAGATTGATACCTTGGTTATTTGGTTAGGTAGTTCTTACAGAGACAACTGCAGAGTTGGCAGCATCACTTTCTTTAGCTGCTGCTAGAAGAATTGTTGAAGCAGACCAGTTCATGAGGGAAGGCTTGTATGATGGATGGCTTCCTCACCTGTACGTACGACTCTAACCATTGCTTATCCAAACATTTTTCCTAGTGGTTGTGTGAATTTCTGAGTCATTGGATTGTTTAGGGGACTTACATATCAAGCTTAGCAGGTCAATTTGATTAGAGTTGACGGAAAAATGCACATAAATGAGCATTAATGTGTTTTTGAAGAGAAACTCAAAAGGCAGGAGACGTTCCAGTCCAGTGATCATAATGCAATTTCATTTGGTGAAACATGCAACGAATGAACCGTACTGGCGAAAGCATAGAACACATgtttatatacatatttttcttcttcataacaGGTTGAAGGGTTCAAAATGAATCTGATTTACTATGATCTCTACCAATCCACACGCCTAGAGAAGTTTGTTACAGGCATGCTTCTGACAGTCTATCAGAACTATTTAGTTCTCAATTCCTCTTTGTGCTAGCTCATGGTAGTATGCTCTGTAATTGCAGCTTATGGTGAATTCCTAAAAGCTAGCGGTGAGCAGCCGGTTGCTTGGAAAAGAGCAGCCAGCATGGATGAGGTGCTTCGAGAGGCAGAAGTGGTTGGATACCTTTGCTGTCTTACAAATGGTCTCAAGTTTGATTTGTCTTTTCAAATAATACGGACTGCCATTGGTGTTCATTGTAGATAAGTCTTCGCCCAATATTGGACAAAGCCACTTACCACTTGATCAACAAAGAAAGGCTTGCAACAATGAAGAAGGTAAAAATCTGAAGTGATGTTCTTTTAGTCAGTAAGAATTATTTGAGAGAGCAAGCTTCATGAATGAGCAAATTACCATCTGCAT includes:
- the LOC133680362 gene encoding chloroplast protein FOR GROWTH AND FERTILITY 2-like, coding for MERLLYSSSPTPLKTHFKRPTPLLPRLCKLELPKPGFPSLTRPEFRRVNSVSCKHENPSNPFIKLSSLSPLKVDSSSGSTPKSHLVKQIVDGVSVKSKAATVGIFMVVSALIMLIHPVFALPAFATFQTAAQTGGPAAAAGGAKFMRTELLTSAWAGLFAGCLHTLSGPDHLAALAPLSIGRSRMESAAVGALWGCGHDAGQVIFGLLFLLLKDRLHIEIIRTWGTRVVGLTLLVIGAMGIKEASEVPTPCVALENGECDVSAYEALETPTVGKKKKIGFATFATGIVHGLQPDALMMVLPALALPSRVAGAAFLIMFLFGTVVAMGSYTVFIGSCSEALKDRVPRITEKLTWVSSLIAIALGLGIIVSQLFGFSLY